The proteins below are encoded in one region of Mycobacterium shinjukuense:
- a CDS encoding lipid-transfer protein encodes MPNKTPNKVFVVGVGMTKFEKPGSRQGWDYPDMAREAGGHALRDAGIDYRQVEQGYVGYVYGESTSGQRALYELGLTGIPIVNVNNNCSTGSTALFLAAQAIRGGLADCTMALGFEKMKPGSLAAAYDDRTQPMDKHVKAMVEITELAFPVAPWMFGAAGREHMRQYGSTAEHFAKIGYKNHKHSVNNPYAQFQQAYTLDDILASRMIYHPLTKLQCSPTSDGSGAAILASEAFVDRHGLATQAVEIVGQAMTTDFASTFDGSAKNLIGYDMNVQAAQRVYQQCGLGPEDFEVIELHDCFSANELLLYEALGLCSPGEAPKLIDDNDTTYGGRWVVNPSGGLISKGHPLGATGLAQCAELTWQLRGTAEARQVENVTAALQHNIGLGGAVVVTAYQRAER; translated from the coding sequence ATGCCTAACAAGACGCCCAACAAAGTTTTTGTCGTCGGCGTCGGCATGACGAAGTTCGAAAAGCCGGGGAGCCGCCAAGGCTGGGACTACCCGGACATGGCCCGCGAGGCCGGCGGCCACGCGCTGCGCGACGCCGGCATCGACTACCGCCAGGTCGAGCAGGGCTACGTCGGCTACGTCTACGGCGAATCGACCTCGGGCCAGCGGGCGCTCTACGAACTGGGCCTGACCGGCATCCCCATCGTCAACGTCAACAACAACTGCTCGACCGGCTCCACGGCGCTGTTCTTGGCGGCGCAGGCCATCCGCGGTGGGCTGGCCGACTGCACCATGGCGCTGGGCTTCGAAAAGATGAAACCCGGATCGCTCGCGGCGGCATACGACGACCGCACCCAGCCGATGGACAAGCACGTCAAGGCGATGGTCGAGATCACCGAGCTGGCCTTTCCGGTGGCGCCCTGGATGTTCGGGGCTGCCGGGCGCGAGCACATGCGGCAATACGGCAGCACCGCCGAGCATTTCGCCAAGATCGGCTACAAAAACCACAAGCATTCGGTGAACAACCCGTATGCGCAATTCCAGCAGGCCTACACCCTCGACGACATCCTGGCGTCGCGGATGATCTACCACCCGCTGACCAAGCTGCAGTGTTCGCCGACGTCGGACGGTTCGGGTGCGGCAATCCTGGCTTCCGAAGCGTTCGTCGACCGCCACGGGCTGGCCACCCAAGCGGTGGAGATCGTCGGCCAGGCCATGACCACCGACTTCGCGTCCACCTTTGACGGCAGCGCCAAGAACCTCATCGGCTACGACATGAACGTGCAAGCGGCGCAACGGGTTTATCAACAATGCGGGCTTGGTCCCGAAGACTTCGAAGTGATCGAGCTGCACGACTGCTTCTCGGCCAACGAGCTGCTGCTCTACGAGGCGCTGGGGCTGTGCAGTCCGGGTGAGGCGCCCAAGCTGATCGACGACAACGACACCACCTACGGCGGACGCTGGGTGGTGAATCCCTCCGGTGGTCTGATCTCCAAGGGCCACCCGCTGGGTGCCACCGGGCTGGCGCAGTGCGCCGAGCTGACCTGGCAGCTGCGTGGCACCGCCGAGGCACGCCAGGTCGAAAACGTCACCGCCGCACTGCAACACAACATCGGGTTGGGCGGCGCCGTCGTTGTCACCGCCTACCAGCGGGCCGAACGCTAA
- the truB gene encoding tRNA pseudouridine(55) synthase TruB has product MTSHDVVARCRRIFATRRVGHAGTLDPMATGVLVIGIDRATKILGLLTAASKSYAATIRLGQSTSTEDAEGVVLQSVPAEHLTAEAITAAVAGLRGDLRQVPSAVSAIKVDGRRAYRLARQGHAVQLEARPIRIDRFELLAARRHDQLIDIDVAIDCSSGTYIRALARDLGDALGVGGHVTALRRTRVGRFNLDRAASLDDLAERPRVSLSLDDACLLMFARRDLTAEEASAAANGRSLPAAGIDGVYAACDADGRVIALLRDDGARTKSVVVLRPASM; this is encoded by the coding sequence ATGACCAGTCATGACGTGGTGGCGCGGTGCCGCCGCATCTTCGCCACCCGCAGGGTCGGCCATGCCGGCACCCTGGACCCGATGGCCACCGGCGTCTTGGTGATCGGAATAGATCGCGCCACCAAGATCCTCGGTCTGCTGACGGCGGCCTCAAAGTCCTACGCGGCCACCATCCGCTTGGGTCAGTCCACTTCCACCGAGGACGCCGAAGGTGTAGTGCTGCAATCGGTTCCGGCTGAGCACCTGACGGCCGAGGCGATCACCGCCGCGGTCGCCGGGCTGCGCGGTGACCTCAGGCAGGTGCCGTCGGCGGTCAGCGCGATCAAGGTCGACGGCCGTCGTGCCTATCGGCTGGCCCGCCAGGGGCACGCCGTCCAACTCGAAGCCCGGCCGATCCGCATCGACCGGTTCGAGCTGCTGGCCGCGCGCCGCCACGACCAGCTCATCGATATCGATGTGGCGATCGACTGCTCCTCGGGAACCTATATCCGCGCGTTGGCCCGCGATCTTGGCGACGCGCTTGGGGTTGGCGGCCATGTGACGGCGTTGCGGCGCACCCGCGTCGGCCGCTTCAACCTGGACCGGGCGGCCTCCCTCGACGATCTGGCCGAGCGGCCCAGGGTGAGCCTGAGCCTCGACGACGCCTGCCTGCTGATGTTTGCCCGTCGCGACCTGACCGCCGAGGAGGCCTCCGCGGCCGCCAACGGCCGATCCCTGCCGGCGGCCGGTATCGACGGCGTGTACGCCGCCTGCGACGCCGACGGCCGGGTGATCGCGCTGCTGCGTGACGACGGTGCGCGGACCAAGTCGGTGGTGGTGCTCCGCCCGGCCTCAATGTAG
- the pptT gene encoding 4'-phosphopantetheinyl transferase PptT — protein sequence MTASMLVSSVLPGAVAGDLAYAELYSDPPGLAALPEEEPLIARSVAKRRNEFITVRHCARMALGELGVPPAPILKGDKGEPCWPDGVVGSLTHCAGYRGAVVGRTAAVRSVGIDAEPHDVLPTGVLDAISLPAERAEMPRSMPVGLHWDRILFCAKEATYKAWYPLTKRWLGFEDAHITFETDPPGNAGRFVSRVLIDASALSGPPLTALRGRWSVERGLVLTAIVL from the coding sequence GTGACCGCGAGCATGCTGGTGTCGTCGGTGTTGCCCGGCGCGGTGGCCGGCGATCTGGCGTATGCCGAGTTGTATTCCGATCCGCCGGGTCTGGCCGCGCTGCCCGAGGAAGAGCCGTTGATCGCCAGATCGGTTGCCAAGCGGCGCAACGAATTCATCACCGTTCGTCACTGTGCCCGCATGGCATTGGGTGAGCTCGGCGTGCCGCCGGCGCCGATCCTCAAGGGCGATAAGGGCGAACCCTGTTGGCCGGACGGCGTGGTGGGTAGCCTCACCCATTGCGCCGGCTATCGCGGTGCGGTGGTGGGGCGCACCGCTGCGGTGCGTTCCGTGGGCATCGACGCCGAACCGCACGACGTGTTGCCCACCGGTGTGCTGGATGCGATCAGCCTGCCGGCCGAGCGCGCCGAGATGCCCCGCAGCATGCCGGTCGGATTGCATTGGGACCGGATTCTGTTCTGCGCCAAGGAGGCAACCTACAAGGCGTGGTATCCGCTGACCAAGAGGTGGCTGGGTTTCGAGGACGCGCACATCACGTTCGAAACCGACCCGCCGGGCAACGCGGGCCGCTTCGTGTCTCGCGTCCTGATCGACGCGTCCGCCCTGTCGGGTCCGCCGCTGACGGCGCTGAGGGGCCGATGGTCGGTCGAGCGCGGGCTGGTGCTGACGGCGATCGTGCTGTGA
- a CDS encoding metallophosphoesterase family protein, with product MTRQETVGAEPTLWAVSDLHTGHLGNKPVTESLHPSSPDDWLIVAGDIGERTDEIRWALDLLRRRFAKVIWVPGNHELWTTNRDPMQIFGRARYDYLVNMCDEMGVVTPEHPFPVWTERGGPATIVPMFLLYDYTFLPAGASSKAEGVAIAKERNVVATDEFLLSPEPYPTRDAWCRERVAATRARLEQLDWMQPTVLVNHFPLLREPCDALFYPEFALWCGTTQTADWHTRYNAVCSVYGHLHIPRTTWYDGVRFEEVSVGYPREWRRRKPYTWLRQVLPDPQYAPGYLNDFGGHFVITPEMRAQAAAFRERLRQRQSR from the coding sequence GTGACGAGGCAGGAGACGGTCGGGGCGGAGCCGACGCTGTGGGCGGTCTCCGACCTGCACACCGGTCACCTCGGTAACAAGCCGGTCACCGAATCGCTGCACCCGTCCTCGCCGGATGACTGGCTGATCGTGGCCGGGGACATCGGCGAACGCACCGACGAGATCCGCTGGGCGCTGGATCTGCTGCGGCGCCGGTTCGCCAAGGTGATCTGGGTGCCCGGCAACCACGAGTTGTGGACCACCAACCGGGATCCGATGCAGATCTTCGGCCGCGCACGTTATGACTACCTGGTCAACATGTGCGACGAGATGGGCGTCGTCACGCCGGAGCACCCGTTTCCGGTGTGGACCGAGCGGGGCGGCCCGGCCACCATCGTGCCGATGTTTCTGCTGTACGACTACACCTTTCTGCCGGCGGGGGCGAGCAGCAAAGCCGAGGGTGTGGCCATCGCGAAGGAACGCAACGTGGTGGCCACCGACGAGTTCCTGCTCTCACCGGAGCCCTACCCCACTCGCGATGCCTGGTGCCGCGAGCGGGTCGCCGCCACCCGGGCCCGCCTCGAACAGCTCGACTGGATGCAACCGACCGTTCTGGTCAACCATTTTCCGCTGCTGCGGGAGCCCTGCGACGCGTTGTTCTACCCGGAATTCGCGTTGTGGTGCGGAACCACCCAGACCGCCGACTGGCACACCCGCTACAACGCCGTGTGCTCCGTCTACGGGCATTTGCACATTCCGCGCACCACTTGGTACGACGGCGTGCGGTTCGAGGAGGTTTCGGTGGGCTATCCGCGGGAGTGGCGGCGCCGCAAGCCCTACACCTGGCTGCGTCAGGTGTTGCCGGATCCGCAGTACGCACCGGGCTACCTCAACGACTTCGGCGGTCATTTCGTGATCACTCCCGAGATGCGCGCGCAGGCCGCGGCATTCCGGGAACGATTGCGCCAGCGGCAGTCACGGTGA
- a CDS encoding LppA family lipoprotein — MRWSMAWLLALLCVVVLGCGRGGHGSGSAEEGPLSPEKVAELENALRSKPPLEAAKDQYRAAVIQMANAITALVPGLTWSMDMDTWTGCGGEYEWTRAKAAYFMVGFSGPIPDDKWPQAVQIVKDGVEQFGATSFGVMKNKPGDHDVYFAGHGGVEFKLGTQVASSLTAQSDCRISQTDTPKPSPTP; from the coding sequence ATGCGGTGGTCGATGGCGTGGCTGCTGGCCCTGCTGTGTGTGGTGGTGCTCGGATGCGGCCGCGGTGGTCACGGCAGCGGTAGTGCTGAGGAGGGTCCGTTGAGCCCGGAGAAGGTCGCCGAGCTGGAGAACGCGTTGCGTTCCAAGCCTCCGCTGGAGGCCGCGAAGGACCAGTACCGGGCGGCGGTCATCCAGATGGCCAACGCCATCACTGCCCTGGTGCCCGGGTTGACCTGGTCGATGGATATGGACACCTGGACAGGCTGCGGCGGCGAGTATGAATGGACCAGGGCCAAAGCGGCGTATTTCATGGTTGGATTCAGCGGGCCGATCCCCGACGACAAGTGGCCGCAGGCTGTGCAGATCGTCAAGGACGGCGTTGAACAATTCGGCGCCACCAGCTTTGGGGTGATGAAGAACAAGCCGGGCGACCACGACGTCTACTTCGCCGGTCATGGCGGTGTCGAATTCAAGTTGGGTACCCAGGTCGCTTCATCGCTCACCGCACAGTCGGACTGCCGGATCAGCCAAACCGACACTCCGAAACCCTCGCCGACCCCGTAG
- a CDS encoding alpha/beta hydrolase family protein, whose product MPLTVADIDRWNAQAVREVFHAASARAEVTFEVSRQLAALSIFANSGGKTAEAAAHHNAGIRRDLDAHGNEALAVARAADRAADGIVKVQSELAALRQAAAAAELTIDALTNQVVPIPGLRYTEAEWARMLAKQAELQADLDAIMAEANAVDEELASAVNMADGDAPIPADAGPPVGPEGLTPTQLASDANEERLREERARLQAHIGRLQAQYDQLAAQAARDYHNGILDSDAVGQLAALDDQLTAARGRLGDLDAVDEALSRAPETYLTQLQLPEDPHQQVLAAVAVGNPDTAANVSVTVPGVGSTTRGTLPGMVTEARDLRSEVIRQLKNAGKPTSVATIAWMGYSPPPNPLDSGSAGDLWQTMTDGQAHAGAADLSRYLQQVRTNNPGGHLTVLGHSYGSLTASLALQDLNAQGAHPVNDVVFYGSPGLELYSPAQLGLDHGHAYVMQAPHDPITNLVAPVAPLHGWGLDPYLTPGLVELSSQAGFDPGGIWRDGVYAHGDYPRVFLDAAGQPQLRMSGYNLAAIAAGLPDNTVGAPLLPPILGGGMPGAPNPVPGGGH is encoded by the coding sequence GTGCCACTGACCGTGGCCGATATCGATCGGTGGAACGCGCAAGCGGTCCGGGAGGTGTTTCATGCGGCCAGTGCCCGAGCGGAGGTGACGTTCGAGGTGTCGCGTCAGTTGGCGGCGCTGTCGATTTTTGCGAACTCGGGTGGCAAGACCGCTGAGGCGGCGGCACACCACAACGCGGGCATTCGCCGAGACCTCGACGCCCACGGCAACGAAGCGTTGGCGGTTGCCCGGGCGGCCGACAGGGCCGCCGACGGGATTGTGAAGGTCCAATCCGAGCTGGCCGCACTACGCCAAGCCGCCGCGGCCGCCGAGCTGACGATCGATGCGCTGACCAACCAGGTAGTGCCGATCCCCGGGCTGCGATACACCGAGGCGGAGTGGGCACGGATGCTGGCCAAGCAAGCGGAGCTGCAGGCTGATTTGGATGCGATTATGGCTGAGGCCAATGCCGTCGACGAGGAGCTGGCCTCAGCGGTCAACATGGCCGACGGTGATGCGCCCATCCCGGCCGATGCCGGCCCGCCGGTCGGCCCCGAGGGGCTGACCCCGACCCAGCTCGCCAGCGATGCCAATGAGGAGCGGCTGCGCGAGGAGCGCGCCCGGCTGCAGGCCCACATCGGGCGGTTGCAGGCGCAGTATGACCAACTGGCGGCGCAGGCTGCCCGTGACTACCACAACGGCATCCTCGACAGCGACGCGGTCGGCCAACTCGCAGCCCTGGATGATCAGCTGACCGCCGCCAGGGGCCGGCTGGGCGACCTCGATGCGGTCGACGAGGCATTGAGCCGAGCACCAGAGACGTACTTGACCCAGCTGCAGCTTCCCGAGGACCCACACCAGCAGGTGCTGGCGGCCGTGGCCGTCGGCAATCCCGACACCGCCGCCAATGTATCGGTGACTGTGCCCGGCGTCGGGTCCACCACCCGGGGCACCCTGCCCGGCATGGTGACCGAAGCCCGCGACCTGCGGTCGGAGGTAATCCGGCAACTGAAGAATGCTGGCAAACCGACATCCGTCGCCACCATCGCCTGGATGGGTTACAGCCCGCCCCCGAACCCGCTCGACAGCGGCAGTGCGGGCGACCTATGGCAGACGATGACCGATGGGCAGGCACACGCGGGCGCGGCCGATCTGTCGAGGTATTTGCAGCAGGTTCGGACCAATAACCCCGGTGGCCATCTGACCGTGTTGGGGCACTCGTATGGGTCGTTGACGGCGTCGCTGGCGTTGCAGGACCTCAACGCCCAGGGTGCCCATCCGGTCAACGACGTCGTGTTTTACGGCTCACCCGGCCTGGAACTGTACAGCCCGGCGCAGCTCGGGCTCGATCACGGGCACGCTTATGTCATGCAGGCTCCCCACGACCCCATCACCAATCTGGTGGCACCGGTGGCGCCGCTGCACGGCTGGGGCCTGGACCCCTATCTGACCCCTGGGTTAGTGGAGCTGTCGTCGCAGGCGGGTTTTGATCCGGGCGGGATATGGCGGGACGGGGTGTATGCCCACGGCGACTACCCGCGGGTCTTCCTAGATGCCGCCGGCCAGCCGCAGCTGCGGATGTCGGGCTATAACCTGGCGGCGATCGCCGCTGGGCTGCCGGACAACACGGTGGGCGCGCCGCTGCTTCCGCCGATCCTGGGTGGCGGCATGCCGGGAGCGCCCAACCCAGTACCCGGAGGGGGACATTGA
- a CDS encoding DUF3558 domain-containing protein — protein sequence MFTRVRLIGGLGALTAAVVVGTVGWQGIPPAPTGGDAVQLRSTAAPMSTTMKSPIVATTDPSPFDPCRDIPFDVIQRLGLAYTPPEAEEGLRCHFDAGNYQMAVEPIIWRTYAQTLPPDAIETTIAGHRAAQYWVLKPTYHNSFWYSSCMVTFKTSYGVIQQSLFYSTVYSEPDVDCPSTNLQRANDLVPYYKF from the coding sequence GTGTTCACCAGGGTGCGGCTGATCGGAGGGCTCGGTGCGCTGACGGCAGCGGTGGTGGTGGGCACGGTGGGCTGGCAGGGCATCCCCCCAGCGCCGACCGGCGGCGACGCGGTCCAGCTGCGATCGACCGCGGCGCCCATGTCCACCACGATGAAGAGCCCGATCGTGGCGACCACCGACCCCAGCCCGTTTGACCCGTGCCGAGACATCCCGTTCGACGTCATCCAGCGGCTCGGATTGGCCTACACGCCACCGGAAGCCGAGGAGGGGCTGCGCTGCCACTTCGACGCGGGTAACTATCAGATGGCCGTCGAGCCGATCATCTGGCGCACCTACGCCCAGACCCTGCCCCCCGACGCGATCGAGACCACGATCGCCGGCCACCGCGCCGCGCAGTACTGGGTGCTGAAGCCGACGTATCACAACAGCTTCTGGTACTCCTCCTGCATGGTGACCTTCAAGACCAGCTATGGAGTGATCCAGCAGTCGCTGTTCTACTCGACGGTCTACTCCGAGCCCGACGTCGACTGCCCTTCCACCAACCTGCAACGGGCAAACGACCTCGTTCCCTACTACAAGTTCTAA
- a CDS encoding CocE/NonD family hydrolase produces the protein MSTTSTRPELPKRRALTTQVGSNAVGGVLGLRRATTRYTVSPVRVPMRDGIQLVADHYAPATSQPVGTLLVRGPYGRRFPFSLVFARIYAARGYHVVLQSVRGTFGSGGVFEPMVNEAADGADTVAWLREQPWFTGRFGTIGLSYLGFTQWALLHDPPPELAAAVITVGPHDFRASVWGTGSFTVNDFLGWSDLVSHQEDPGRIRAGIRQLTAPRRVARAAATLPLGESARTLLGTGAPWFESWVEHTDRDDPFWDRLQFPAALDRVQVPVLLVGGWQDIFLRQTLQQYRHLRDRGVHVALTVGPWTHTQMLTKGLATSARESLDWLDAHLGRAPALRPSPVRVFVTGQGWRHLPDWPPATTERAWYLQPGGGLGESAPASGTPPATFRYHPADPTPTTGGPLLSSNGGYRDDSRLATRADVLCFTGAPLTHDLCVHGNPVVELVHSSDNPYVDVFVRVSEVDPKGRSRNVSDGYRRLGDAPELVRVELDAIAHRFRADSRIRVLIAGSWFPRYARNLGTPEPILTGRQLKPATHAVHFGRSRLLLPVG, from the coding sequence GTGAGCACGACATCCACCCGGCCAGAGTTGCCCAAGCGTCGCGCTCTGACCACACAAGTAGGCAGCAACGCTGTGGGTGGAGTGTTGGGGCTGCGACGGGCGACCACCCGCTACACCGTGAGCCCCGTCCGAGTCCCGATGCGCGACGGCATCCAGCTGGTGGCCGACCACTACGCACCCGCCACGTCGCAGCCCGTCGGCACCCTGCTGGTGCGTGGGCCATACGGGCGCCGGTTTCCGTTTTCGCTGGTGTTTGCCAGGATTTACGCCGCCCGCGGTTATCACGTCGTGCTGCAGAGCGTGCGCGGGACGTTCGGGTCCGGTGGGGTGTTCGAGCCCATGGTCAACGAGGCCGCCGACGGCGCCGATACGGTGGCGTGGCTGCGTGAACAGCCCTGGTTCACCGGCCGGTTCGGCACCATCGGCCTGTCTTATCTGGGTTTCACCCAGTGGGCGTTGCTGCACGATCCGCCCCCGGAGCTGGCCGCGGCCGTGATCACGGTGGGGCCGCACGACTTCCGGGCCTCGGTGTGGGGCACCGGATCGTTTACGGTCAACGACTTCCTGGGCTGGAGCGATCTGGTTTCCCACCAGGAAGACCCCGGTCGCATCCGGGCCGGAATCCGCCAGCTCACCGCGCCACGCCGGGTGGCGCGGGCGGCCGCCACGTTGCCGCTGGGTGAGTCGGCCCGGACGCTGCTCGGCACGGGTGCGCCGTGGTTCGAATCCTGGGTGGAACACACCGACCGCGACGATCCGTTCTGGGACCGACTGCAGTTTCCCGCCGCATTGGACCGCGTCCAGGTCCCGGTGCTGCTCGTCGGCGGCTGGCAGGACATCTTCCTGCGGCAGACGCTGCAGCAGTACCGGCACCTGCGCGACCGGGGTGTGCACGTCGCGCTGACGGTCGGTCCCTGGACACACACCCAGATGCTCACCAAGGGGCTGGCCACCAGCGCTCGGGAATCGTTGGACTGGTTGGACGCCCACCTCGGCCGGGCGCCGGCGCTGCGCCCCAGCCCGGTGCGGGTCTTCGTCACCGGCCAGGGCTGGCGGCACCTGCCGGACTGGCCTCCGGCGACCACCGAGCGGGCGTGGTACCTGCAGCCCGGTGGCGGCCTGGGTGAGAGCGCTCCGGCTTCCGGCACGCCACCGGCGACGTTTCGCTACCACCCCGCCGACCCGACACCGACCACCGGTGGTCCGCTGCTGTCATCCAACGGCGGTTACCGCGACGACAGCCGGCTGGCCACGCGCGCCGATGTGCTGTGCTTCACCGGGGCGCCCCTCACCCACGACCTCTGCGTGCACGGAAACCCCGTCGTCGAGCTGGTGCACAGCTCGGACAACCCCTACGTCGACGTGTTCGTTCGGGTCAGCGAGGTGGACCCGAAGGGCCGGTCCCGCAATGTCAGCGACGGCTACCGGCGACTTGGTGACGCGCCGGAGCTGGTCCGCGTCGAGCTGGACGCCATCGCCCACCGATTCCGCGCCGACTCCCGCATCCGGGTGCTGATCGCCGGTAGTTGGTTTCCCCGCTATGCGCGAAACCTCGGCACCCCGGAACCGATACTCACCGGACGGCAGCTCAAGCCGGCTACCCACGCGGTGCATTTCGGGCGCTCCCGGCTGCTGCTGCCCGTCGGCTAA